One stretch of Mustelus asterias chromosome 21, sMusAst1.hap1.1, whole genome shotgun sequence DNA includes these proteins:
- the LOC144508888 gene encoding ferritin heavy chain-like has product MDHNMRLNYHKDCEGAVNRMINMELYSSYVYLSMSYYFDRGDVALDNFMKFFKKLSEKEHEQAEKLMRFQNQRGGQINLQDIKRPEQDDWDNGLQAMQCALQLEKNINQSLLELYKVSKDRSDPHLCEFLEVHYLEKQVKTIKKLGDHVTNLLRLGSPQSGTAEYLFNKHTLGAE; this is encoded by the exons ATGGACCATAACATGCGTCTGAACTACCACAAGGACTGTGAGGGTGCGGTGAATCGCATGATTAACATGGAGCTCTACTCTTCCTACGTCTACCTCTCCATG TCATATTACTTTGACCGAGGTGATGTTGCCCTGGACAACTTTATGAAGTTCTTCAAGAAGCTGTCAGAAAAGGAACATGAACAAGCGGAGAAGCTGATGAGATTTCAGAACCAACGTGGTGGCCAGATCAACCTGCAAGACATCAAG AGACCAGAGCAAGATGACTGGGACAATGGGCTGCAGGCAATGCAATGTGCTCTACAACTTGAGAAGAACATTAATCAAAGCCTGTTGGAGTTATACAAAGTGTCCAAGGATAGATCTGACCCTCAT TTGTGTGAATTCCTGGAGGTGCACTACTTGGAAAAACAAGTCAAGACTATCAAGAAACTTGGGGACCACGTAACCAACTTGCTTCGCCTGGGTTCCCCCCAGAGTGGCACGGCTGAATACCTGTTCAACAAGCACACCTTGGGGGCAGAGTAG